A genomic segment from Bifidobacteriaceae bacterium encodes:
- a CDS encoding nucleotidyl transferase AbiEii/AbiGii toxin family protein: protein MATADPVNLAAALSLLRPKDKRPNSARVLNAWITQAQERLGSGGSRLGWLVASTVVTAALQRAVDEAGRTRFLLKGGTMLQYRLPGMSRTTQDLDGLVTGDLDSFIRQVDDALEEPWGPLVLTRGPVETINVPHKAAKPRRFDVAVTLSGVTWRRIQVEISPDEGLAGAVAEELPPPSLAGFGLPTPDRLVSLAMRYQVAQKVHAATDPHDPPEFLNDRPRDGVDLLLMRDLISQTGEPRLAAIREAVTDIFAARMAEAEALGRPGRPWPARLTAYPHWEVGFAKGAAQAGLRLTMREAVRQVNAWLDQIYAA from the coding sequence ATGGCAACCGCTGATCCCGTGAACCTGGCCGCCGCCCTAAGTCTGCTGAGGCCGAAGGACAAGCGGCCAAACTCAGCTCGGGTCTTGAACGCATGGATAACGCAAGCCCAAGAACGCCTCGGCTCGGGAGGGTCGCGCCTCGGCTGGCTGGTGGCTTCGACCGTCGTCACCGCCGCGCTGCAGCGCGCCGTGGACGAGGCGGGCCGGACCAGGTTCCTGCTCAAGGGCGGAACCATGCTGCAATACCGGCTTCCGGGCATGAGCCGCACCACACAAGACTTGGACGGCCTGGTCACCGGCGACCTGGACAGCTTCATCCGGCAGGTGGACGACGCGCTTGAAGAGCCGTGGGGTCCGCTCGTCTTGACCCGTGGACCCGTGGAGACAATCAACGTCCCCCATAAGGCCGCCAAACCCCGGCGGTTCGATGTTGCGGTGACCCTGAGCGGCGTCACGTGGCGGCGAATCCAGGTGGAGATCTCGCCCGACGAAGGCCTCGCCGGCGCGGTGGCCGAGGAATTGCCCCCGCCGAGCCTGGCTGGTTTCGGCCTGCCTACGCCTGATCGGCTTGTCAGCTTGGCGATGCGCTACCAGGTGGCACAGAAGGTGCATGCGGCGACCGATCCTCACGATCCGCCGGAGTTCCTCAACGACCGTCCCAGGGATGGTGTCGACCTGCTGCTCATGCGCGATCTGATAAGCCAGACGGGCGAGCCGCGGCTGGCAGCTATCCGAGAGGCCGTCACCGACATCTTCGCCGCGCGAATGGCTGAGGCAGAAGCCCTCGGACGGCCAGGTCGACCGTGGCCTGCCCGGTTGACCGCTTATCCTCACTGGGAGGTCGGGTTCGCCAAAGGCGCGGCACAGGCCGGCCTGCGCCTAACCATGCGGGAGGCGGTAAGACAGGTCAACGCCTGGCTCGACCAGATCTACGCGGCCTGA
- a CDS encoding type IV toxin-antitoxin system AbiEi family antitoxin domain-containing protein: MAVIRTQLERLREVAMDQHGFVTTAQALGEGVTHAELSKLVARDRLDRVAHGVYRVPQVPETDSDRYALAVLWTGAPEACLSHDTALMAWDITDINPDRTHLTVAKGRRLRRAGAGSYVVHHEDLASGDLAWWRGIRVTNVPTTIRQCIDAEVPTYLIRQALERAGRTSLLRPADQQRLTAELEARDGNR; the protein is encoded by the coding sequence ATGGCGGTGATTAGGACCCAGTTGGAGCGTCTGCGCGAGGTCGCTATGGACCAGCACGGCTTCGTCACCACGGCGCAGGCGTTGGGCGAGGGCGTCACGCACGCGGAATTGTCCAAGCTGGTTGCCCGTGATCGCTTGGACCGCGTCGCCCACGGTGTTTACCGGGTGCCGCAAGTCCCGGAGACGGACTCGGACCGGTACGCGTTGGCGGTGTTGTGGACCGGGGCGCCCGAGGCGTGCCTTAGCCACGACACGGCTCTGATGGCGTGGGACATCACTGACATCAACCCCGACAGAACCCACCTGACGGTGGCCAAGGGGCGCCGGTTGCGCCGAGCCGGCGCCGGCTCGTACGTGGTCCACCATGAAGACCTGGCCAGCGGCGACCTGGCGTGGTGGCGGGGTATCCGGGTAACCAACGTTCCGACCACGATCCGCCAGTGCATCGACGCCGAAGTGCCCACATACCTGATCCGCCAGGCCCTCGAACGAGCCGGGCGCACCAGCCTGCTCCGCCCGGCCGACCAGCAACGATTGACTGCGGAACTGGAGGCCCGCGATGGCAACCGCTGA